Proteins found in one Deinococcus seoulensis genomic segment:
- a CDS encoding LysR family transcriptional regulator translates to MASLGPFRVFVAVYRAGSLSRAARDRHLTQPAVSAQLAALEARVGEPLFLRTPRGVTPTERGKLLYAQVAQSVDHLQAASAALRGSPAPPGPLRLGLTPEVLHGFALPRLAGLPGALHVTFGEDRALLAALGSGTLDAALVTTEPEGHQVTAQVVTEMPFALIGPPDWDAAPTLPNTLGAWLNARPWVSYTDSD, encoded by the coding sequence ATGGCGTCCCTCGGTCCGTTCCGGGTGTTCGTGGCGGTGTACCGTGCCGGTAGCCTGAGTCGCGCCGCCCGCGACCGCCACCTGACCCAGCCTGCCGTGAGTGCGCAACTGGCGGCGCTGGAGGCCCGCGTGGGCGAGCCTCTGTTTCTGCGCACCCCGCGCGGCGTGACCCCGACCGAGCGGGGCAAACTGCTGTACGCACAGGTGGCGCAGAGCGTGGATCACCTCCAGGCGGCCAGCGCGGCCCTGCGTGGCAGCCCGGCCCCGCCCGGACCGCTGCGGCTGGGCCTGACACCCGAGGTCCTGCACGGCTTCGCGCTGCCCCGGCTGGCGGGACTGCCGGGCGCGCTGCACGTCACGTTCGGCGAGGACCGCGCGCTGCTGGCCGCGCTGGGCAGCGGCACGCTGGACGCCGCGCTGGTCACGACCGAACCCGAGGGCCACCAGGTGACGGCGCAGGTCGTGACCGAGATGCCGTTCGCGCTGATCGGCCCGCCCGACTGGGACGCTGCGCCCACCCTGCCCAACACGCTGGGCGCGTGGCTGAACGCGCGGCCGTGGGTGAGTTATACGGACTCCGATTGA
- a CDS encoding class I SAM-dependent methyltransferase yields the protein MSDHPARADHATPDTSSAAQFNRHAAKYAASEVHRHGPSLPALLGAADPHAADVALDVATGTGNTALALAPHVAHVTGLDVAEGMLAHARDRAAQEGVPNATFVVGSAEAVPFPDGSFTLVTSRHAPHHFRDLPRFLAEARRVLKPGGRLVIADQISPAPDLQAWIDAYQRRRDPSHHAQRTVPAWQALAREAGLRWAGETLVPYRLEFAWWTAQSGSTPETVQALREMVAALTPPQQAAIGAEFDAAGQLSAHVDQMMVARLERD from the coding sequence ATGAGCGACCACCCCGCCCGCGCAGACCACGCCACCCCTGACACCAGCAGCGCGGCGCAGTTCAACCGGCACGCCGCGAAGTACGCCGCCAGCGAGGTTCACCGCCACGGTCCCAGCCTGCCCGCCCTGCTGGGCGCCGCCGACCCGCACGCAGCCGACGTGGCGCTGGACGTGGCGACCGGCACCGGCAACACGGCCCTGGCCCTGGCACCGCACGTCGCGCACGTCACGGGCCTGGACGTGGCCGAAGGCATGCTGGCCCACGCGCGGGACCGCGCCGCGCAGGAGGGCGTGCCCAACGCCACGTTCGTCGTGGGCAGCGCCGAGGCCGTTCCCTTCCCGGACGGGTCGTTCACGCTGGTCACGTCCCGTCACGCGCCGCATCACTTCCGGGACCTGCCGCGCTTTCTGGCCGAGGCGCGGCGCGTCCTGAAACCCGGCGGGCGGCTGGTCATCGCCGACCAGATCAGCCCTGCGCCCGACCTGCAAGCCTGGATCGACGCCTACCAGCGGCGGCGCGACCCCAGCCACCACGCGCAGCGCACCGTGCCCGCATGGCAGGCCCTGGCGCGCGAGGCGGGCCTGCGCTGGGCAGGCGAGACGCTGGTCCCCTACCGCCTGGAGTTCGCGTGGTGGACCGCGCAGAGCGGCAGCACCCCAGAAACCGTGCAGGCGCTGCGCGAGATGGTCGCGGCCCTGACCCCGCCGCAGCAGGCCGCCATCGGCGCGGAATTCGACGCTGCCGGACAACTGAGCGCCCACGTGGACCAGATGATGGTCGCCCGGCTGGAACGCGACTGA
- a CDS encoding ABC transporter ATP-binding protein → MTSASSEPGHAELLRTLRATLPDLWRSQPLVTGGLLLLGAAQGLMPAVTILIGKWTVDGVSGLLAGQSVNLTALAGAWAGAALLTQLTTVLTQVMQGVAADHYTLHVNQRLMRRMTELQGLDVLEDPQFHDDIEVLQGGASYRPLNLLSTLVYGLRGVAAAISVAATLLIIGWWVPLVVVAGMLPLLSRQMQFYRLGWTLFIQNTPEAREVNYLSRVALRHEYAKEVRLYGLAPHLQREALQRTRAYQDTLRAQRTRGLLALLPFEALSLLVTAGLFVFVVGQAQAGRVGAGSIVLVITALAALQGELRQLSEMISTATEPLSWFGKLHAFLSAPGGVQSPAQPRPMPTDGAITLENVSFAYRDQPPALHDLTLHIPAGQTVAIVGENGAGKTTLVKLLLRYYDPTAGRILIGDAAARTDLRDLDLNDWRAGIAAVFQDFARFEWTLRENILLGQTPDGDRLNAAVQGSGLSGVLNDSRTLDTRLGQAFGGTELSGGQWQKLATARALYRSARLLILDEPTAALDPRSEAEVFSTFAALARGRTTLLVTHRLGSVLMADRILVMKAGRLIEDGTHAELLARGGEYAELWQLQARQYGTGPAPHERDPAYP, encoded by the coding sequence GTGACCTCCGCCTCCTCTGAACCAGGCCACGCCGAACTGCTCCGCACGCTGCGGGCCACCCTGCCGGACCTGTGGCGCAGCCAGCCGCTCGTGACGGGCGGACTGCTGCTCCTGGGGGCCGCGCAGGGCCTGATGCCCGCCGTGACCATCCTGATCGGCAAGTGGACGGTGGACGGCGTGAGCGGCCTGCTGGCCGGGCAGAGCGTGAACCTGACGGCCCTGGCCGGTGCGTGGGCGGGCGCGGCCCTGCTGACGCAACTGACGACCGTCCTCACGCAGGTCATGCAGGGCGTCGCCGCCGACCACTACACCCTGCACGTGAACCAACGCCTGATGCGCCGCATGACTGAATTGCAGGGCCTGGACGTGCTGGAAGACCCGCAGTTCCATGACGACATCGAGGTGCTACAGGGCGGCGCCAGCTACCGCCCACTGAATCTGCTGTCCACGCTGGTGTATGGCCTGCGCGGCGTGGCGGCAGCCATCAGCGTGGCGGCCACCCTCCTGATCATCGGGTGGTGGGTGCCGCTGGTCGTTGTGGCGGGCATGCTGCCGCTGCTGTCCCGGCAGATGCAGTTCTACCGACTGGGCTGGACCCTGTTCATTCAGAACACCCCCGAGGCGCGCGAGGTGAACTACCTGTCCCGCGTGGCGCTGCGCCACGAGTACGCCAAGGAGGTGCGCCTGTACGGTCTGGCCCCGCACCTGCAACGCGAGGCGCTGCAGCGGACCCGCGCGTACCAAGACACCCTGCGTGCCCAGCGCACGCGGGGTCTGCTGGCCCTGCTGCCCTTCGAGGCACTGTCCCTGCTGGTCACGGCGGGCCTGTTCGTGTTCGTCGTCGGGCAGGCGCAGGCTGGGCGCGTGGGGGCGGGCAGCATCGTGCTGGTCATCACGGCCCTCGCCGCGTTGCAGGGCGAACTGCGGCAACTCTCGGAGATGATCAGTACCGCCACCGAGCCCCTCAGCTGGTTTGGGAAACTGCACGCCTTCCTCAGCGCTCCCGGCGGCGTGCAGAGCCCCGCGCAGCCCCGGCCCATGCCCACGGACGGCGCGATCACGCTGGAGAACGTGAGCTTCGCGTACCGGGATCAGCCGCCCGCCCTGCACGACCTGACCCTGCACATCCCCGCCGGGCAGACCGTTGCCATCGTGGGCGAGAACGGTGCGGGGAAGACCACCCTGGTCAAACTGCTGCTGCGCTACTACGACCCCACGGCGGGTCGCATCCTGATCGGTGACGCCGCTGCGCGCACCGACCTGCGCGACCTGGACCTGAACGACTGGCGCGCCGGAATTGCTGCCGTGTTTCAGGACTTCGCGCGGTTCGAGTGGACGCTGCGCGAGAACATCCTGCTGGGGCAGACGCCCGACGGGGACCGCCTGAACGCCGCCGTGCAGGGCAGCGGCCTTTCGGGCGTCCTGAACGACTCCCGCACGCTGGATACCCGCCTCGGGCAGGCGTTCGGCGGGACCGAACTGTCCGGCGGGCAGTGGCAGAAACTCGCGACCGCCCGCGCCCTGTACCGCAGCGCCCGCCTGCTGATCCTCGACGAACCCACCGCCGCCCTCGACCCCCGCAGCGAGGCCGAGGTATTCAGCACCTTCGCCGCCCTGGCCCGCGGCCGCACCACGCTGCTCGTCACGCACCGCCTGGGCAGCGTCCTGATGGCCGACCGCATCCTGGTCATGAAAGCCGGACGCCTGATCGAGGACGGCACGCACGCCGAACTCCTCGCGCGCGGCGGCGAGTACGCCGAGCTGTGGCAGTTACAGGCCCGGCAGTACGGGACCGGCCCGGCCCCCCACGAACGCGACCCGGCCTACCCCTGA